The following are from one region of the Actinoplanes sp. L3-i22 genome:
- a CDS encoding helix-turn-helix transcriptional regulator produces MESQPMPVRRQAPTVARRRLAAEMLELRTTSGRSREAVSSDTGLSQGALHRIETAKTTPQAGTLNHLMDYYGVTDPEQRAAMQELRKRSKQLKWLELFEGGDLPDSYRTLASFEADAIRISDYESLFIPGLLQTRAYTETIIRTLLPEAPHEEIEQRLDIRMRRQETLTKPHPASLWAILDEAAMRRRVGGNQIYLDQLEHLLAAGQRPNITIQVIPFSTGAHLGMPGAFATLEFPEPDPPLVYMENAGGGLFVETDSEIAWYRNSFLRLAAEALSPQDTTTWIERAASAG; encoded by the coding sequence ATGGAGTCGCAGCCCATGCCGGTTCGCAGGCAAGCACCAACCGTCGCCCGCCGACGCCTCGCCGCGGAGATGCTCGAACTACGCACCACCTCCGGCCGCAGCCGCGAAGCCGTCAGTTCGGACACCGGCTTGTCGCAGGGCGCCCTGCATCGGATCGAGACGGCAAAGACGACGCCGCAGGCCGGCACTCTCAACCACCTGATGGACTACTACGGAGTGACCGACCCCGAGCAGCGCGCCGCCATGCAAGAGCTGCGCAAGCGTTCAAAGCAGTTGAAGTGGCTGGAACTGTTCGAGGGCGGCGACCTGCCGGACAGCTACCGAACACTGGCCTCGTTCGAGGCTGATGCGATCCGGATCTCCGACTACGAGAGCCTGTTCATCCCCGGGCTTCTGCAGACCCGCGCCTACACCGAGACGATTATTCGCACGTTGCTGCCGGAGGCACCGCACGAGGAGATCGAACAGCGGCTCGACATCCGGATGCGCCGGCAGGAGACCCTCACCAAGCCACATCCCGCCTCGCTCTGGGCAATCCTTGACGAGGCCGCGATGAGGCGGCGTGTCGGCGGCAACCAGATCTACCTTGATCAGCTGGAACATCTGCTGGCCGCAGGCCAGCGTCCCAACATCACGATCCAGGTCATCCCGTTCAGCACCGGCGCGCACCTCGGGATGCCCGGCGCGTTCGCGACGCTCGAGTTCCCGGAACCTGACCCGCCACTGGTCTACATGGAGAATGCGGGCGGCGGGCTCTTCGTCGAGACAGACAGTGAAATAGCCTGGTACCGCAACAGCTTCCTGCGACTCGCGGCCGAGGCACTGAGTCCGCAGGACACGACGACATGGATCGAACGGGCAGCGTCAGCTGGCTGA
- a CDS encoding AlpA family transcriptional regulator: MNSRRLSEFLPLVGAREIAVRLGVSRQRVQQLADRDDFPEPFHELSMGRIWWRHEVEEWIVRWHAGERRCGAPADDSGRDGFRPVAERIADHLAERGDAFIEGEAIDVLGDLILVFLKNAGVTHRRSRSF, from the coding sequence ATGAACAGTCGGCGGCTGAGCGAATTCCTGCCGCTGGTCGGCGCCCGGGAGATCGCGGTCCGGCTCGGCGTTTCCCGGCAGCGGGTCCAGCAACTGGCCGACCGCGACGATTTTCCCGAGCCGTTTCATGAGCTGAGCATGGGGCGGATCTGGTGGCGGCACGAGGTCGAGGAATGGATCGTTCGCTGGCATGCCGGCGAACGAAGGTGCGGGGCGCCCGCCGACGATTCCGGCCGCGACGGGTTCCGGCCGGTGGCGGAACGGATCGCCGACCATCTGGCCGAACGTGGTGACGCTTTCATCGAGGGCGAGGCCATCGACGTACTGGGAGATCTGATCCTGGTTTTTCTGAAGAATGCCGGCGTGACGCATCGGCGAAGCCGATCATTCTGA
- a CDS encoding TetR/AcrR family transcriptional regulator, whose translation MSEIRARRSDAERSRAAVRQAAIDLLAERPQASMGDIATAARVARQTVYAHYSTREQLIAAVIGHIAADLTSQVDRLDPEQGPPGETLGHWLDVLWDVLTKYPILHTDALKGAPELDPRRHEPIIDRLTRLIERGQAAGEFDDRVPPAWLAAAVIGLIHVAAAEMAAGRISTTQARQAFRTSALHLCRADR comes from the coding sequence GTGTCAGAGATAAGAGCCCGGCGATCGGATGCCGAACGCAGCCGCGCGGCCGTGCGACAGGCCGCGATCGATCTGCTGGCCGAACGGCCGCAGGCCAGCATGGGTGACATCGCGACCGCGGCGCGGGTGGCCCGCCAGACCGTTTATGCCCACTATTCGACCCGCGAGCAGTTGATCGCCGCGGTGATCGGCCACATCGCCGCCGACCTGACCTCCCAGGTGGACCGGCTCGACCCGGAGCAGGGACCGCCGGGCGAGACGCTCGGACACTGGCTGGACGTGCTCTGGGACGTCCTGACGAAATATCCGATCCTGCACACCGACGCGCTCAAAGGCGCACCCGAACTCGATCCGCGGCGACACGAACCGATCATCGACCGGCTGACCCGGCTGATCGAACGCGGACAGGCCGCCGGCGAATTCGACGACCGGGTCCCGCCGGCGTGGCTCGCCGCAGCGGTGATCGGGCTCATCCACGTGGCGGCGGCCGAGATGGCGGCCGGCCGGATCTCCACGACGCAGGCCCGCCAGGCGTTTCGGACCAGCGCGCTGCACCTGTGCCGGGCGGACCGATAG
- a CDS encoding methyltransferase domain-containing protein: protein MEPLIVLVVVTAIQSAVRGWRSWPLPLRDGLAAMFLMTGVAHFVGLRATMIAMVPPGLPAPAALVSITGVLEVLGALGLLWSRTRPWAGLGLFLLLLAVFPANVHAARAGIATSPGDSLLPRTLIQLVFLAATLTIPVAHWRSRRRTAQRGAYGVDGDFSRVSAGTQLAIFVLVWLALLALTVTALARGWIVVAVLAGAVALWLLFAIGTYVYTTRAGKFRVWADLLTGLRLHGDEELLDLGCGRGAVLLAAARLLPHGHATGIDRWQADQTGNCADATDRNARREGVAERVRLFTGDIRRLPFDDDSFDVVVSSLVIHNIHDAEGRRAAIDESVRVLRPGGRLLIADLAHTGDYLARLRHHGLTAERRNLGPRMWWTGPWGPTHLVTATATS, encoded by the coding sequence ATGGAGCCATTGATCGTTCTCGTCGTGGTGACCGCGATCCAGTCCGCCGTCCGAGGGTGGCGATCGTGGCCCCTGCCGTTGCGGGACGGCCTCGCCGCGATGTTCCTGATGACCGGGGTCGCGCACTTCGTCGGCCTGCGCGCCACGATGATCGCCATGGTGCCGCCCGGCCTGCCGGCCCCGGCCGCGCTGGTCTCGATCACCGGGGTGCTCGAGGTGCTGGGTGCGCTCGGCCTGCTCTGGTCGCGGACCAGACCCTGGGCCGGCCTCGGTCTGTTCCTGCTGCTGCTCGCGGTCTTCCCGGCCAACGTCCACGCCGCCCGCGCCGGCATCGCGACCAGTCCCGGCGACTCCCTGCTGCCTCGTACCCTGATCCAATTGGTCTTCCTGGCGGCGACGCTCACGATCCCCGTCGCGCATTGGCGCTCGCGTCGCCGCACGGCGCAGCGCGGCGCCTACGGGGTCGACGGCGATTTCAGCCGGGTGTCCGCGGGCACGCAGCTCGCGATCTTCGTCCTGGTCTGGCTCGCTCTGCTCGCTCTCACCGTGACCGCCCTGGCCCGGGGCTGGATCGTGGTCGCCGTGCTCGCCGGGGCGGTCGCGCTCTGGCTGCTGTTCGCGATCGGCACCTACGTCTACACGACCCGGGCCGGCAAGTTCCGGGTCTGGGCCGACCTGCTCACCGGCCTGCGGCTGCACGGCGACGAGGAACTGCTCGACCTGGGCTGCGGTCGAGGCGCCGTCCTGCTGGCCGCGGCCAGGCTCCTGCCGCACGGGCACGCGACCGGTATTGATCGGTGGCAGGCCGACCAGACCGGCAACTGCGCCGACGCGACCGACCGCAACGCCCGGCGCGAAGGCGTCGCCGAGCGGGTCCGGCTGTTCACCGGCGACATCCGCCGCCTGCCCTTCGACGACGACAGCTTCGACGTCGTCGTCAGCAGCCTGGTCATCCACAACATCCACGACGCCGAGGGCCGGCGGGCGGCCATCGACGAGTCGGTGCGCGTCCTGCGTCCCGGCGGCCGCCTGCTGATCGCCGACCTGGCCCACACCGGTGACTACCTGGCCCGCCTGCGACACCACGGGCTGACCGCCGAGCGCCGCAACCTGGGCCCCCGCATGTGGTGGACCGGCCCCTGGGGCCCGACCCACCTGGTGACGGCCACCGCCACGTCCTGA
- a CDS encoding MarR family winged helix-turn-helix transcriptional regulator has product MGDDVTDQRAHEVIEGLRGLAAAQSELGRVFARSMRMHGTDAVAIVEIINAEGRGQPLTPARLAERIGLTTGATSILLNRLEQAGHVVRTREHSDRRIVTLRSTPGIHAAATEFYEPLSRLLGATLGDYSPAELARTESIVSRIRSTMHTYISDLDPPDRSPAR; this is encoded by the coding sequence GTGGGCGACGACGTGACGGACCAGCGGGCGCACGAGGTCATCGAGGGCCTTCGTGGCCTGGCCGCCGCGCAGAGCGAACTGGGGCGCGTGTTCGCGCGCAGCATGCGCATGCACGGCACTGACGCGGTCGCGATCGTGGAGATCATCAACGCGGAGGGGCGCGGTCAGCCGTTGACGCCCGCACGCCTGGCCGAACGGATCGGTCTCACCACCGGGGCGACCTCGATCCTGCTGAACCGGCTCGAGCAAGCGGGCCACGTCGTGCGGACCCGGGAGCACAGCGACCGGCGGATTGTCACGCTTCGCTCCACGCCCGGCATCCACGCCGCGGCCACCGAGTTCTACGAACCGCTCAGCCGGCTGCTCGGCGCCACGCTCGGCGACTACTCCCCCGCCGAGCTGGCGCGCACCGAGTCCATCGTCAGCCGCATCCGCTCGACCATGCACACCTACATCAGCGACCTGGACCCGCCGGACCGGTCGCCGGCTCGCTGA